In a single window of the Panthera leo isolate Ple1 chromosome A1, P.leo_Ple1_pat1.1, whole genome shotgun sequence genome:
- the FST gene encoding follistatin isoform X3 translates to MVGPRHQPGGLCLLLLLLCQFMEDRSAQAGNCWLRQAKNGRCQVLYKTELSKEECCSTGRLSTSWTEEDVNDNTLFKWMIFNGGAPNCIPCKETCENVDCGPGKKCRMNKKNKPRCVCAPDCSNITWKGPVCGLDGKTYRNECALLKARCKEQPELEVQYQGKCKKTCRDVFCPGSSTCVVDQTNNAYCVTCNRICPEPTSSEQYLCGNDGVTYSSACHLRKATCLLGRSIGLAYEGKCIKAKSCEDIQCTGGKKCLWDFKVGRGRCSLCDELCPESKSEEPVCASDNATYASECAMKEAACSSGVLLEVKHSGSCN, encoded by the exons ATGGTCGGTCCCAGGCACCAGCCCGGCGGGCTgtgcctcctgctgctgctgctctgccAGTTCATGGAGGACCGCAGCGCCCAGG CTGGGAATTGCTGGCTCCGCCAAGCGAAGAACGGCCGCTGCCAGGTCCTGTACAAGACCGAACTGAGCAAGGAGGAGTGCTGCAGCACCGGCCGCCTGAGCACCTCGTGGACCGAGGAGGATGTAAATGACAACACGCTCTTCAAGTGGATGATTTTCAACGGGGGCGCCCCCAACTGCATCCCCTGTAAAG AGACATGTGAGAACGTGGACTGTGGACCCGGGAAAAAGTGCCGAATGAACAAGAAGAACAAACCCCGCTGCGTCTGTGCCCCAGACTGTTCCAACATCACCTGGAAAGGGCCAGTCTGCGGGCTGGATGGGAAAACCTACCGCAACGAATGTGCACTCCTCAAGGCCAGATGTAAAGAGCAGCCGGAACTGGAAGTCCAGTACCAGGGCAAATGTAAAA aGACATGTCGGGATGTTTTCTGTCCAGGCAGCTCCACATGTGTGGTGGACCAGACTAACAATGCTTACTGTGTGACGTGTAACCGGATTTGCCCAGAGCCCACCTCCTCTGAACAGTATCTCTGTGGGAATGATGGAGTGACCTACTCCAGTGCCTGTCACCTGAGGAAGGCTACCTGCCTACTGGGCAGATCGATTGGATTAGCCTATGAGGGAAAGTGTATCA AAGCAAAGTCCTGTGAAGATATCCAGTGCACTGGTGGAAAAAAGTGTTTATGGGATTTCAAGGTTGGCAGAGGCCGGTGTTCCCTCTGCGATGAGCTGTGCCCCGAGAGTAAGTCCGAGGAGCCTGTCTGTGCCAGTGACAATGCCACTTACGCCAGTGAGTGTGCCATGAAGGAGGCTGCCTGCTCCTCAGGTGTGCTGCTGGAAGTCAAGCACTCCGGATCTTGCAACT GA
- the FST gene encoding follistatin isoform X1, translating into MVGPRHQPGGLCLLLLLLCQFMEDRSAQAGNCWLRQAKNGRCQVLYKTELSKEECCSTGRLSTSWTEEDVNDNTLFKWMIFNGGAPNCIPCKETCENVDCGPGKKCRMNKKNKPRCVCAPDCSNITWKGPVCGLDGKTYRNECALLKARCKEQPELEVQYQGKCKKTCRDVFCPGSSTCVVDQTNNAYCVTCNRICPEPTSSEQYLCGNDGVTYSSACHLRKATCLLGRSIGLAYEGKCIKAKSCEDIQCTGGKKCLWDFKVGRGRCSLCDELCPESKSEEPVCASDNATYASECAMKEAACSSGVLLEVKHSGSCNSISEDTEEEEEDEDQDYSFPISSILEW; encoded by the exons ATGGTCGGTCCCAGGCACCAGCCCGGCGGGCTgtgcctcctgctgctgctgctctgccAGTTCATGGAGGACCGCAGCGCCCAGG CTGGGAATTGCTGGCTCCGCCAAGCGAAGAACGGCCGCTGCCAGGTCCTGTACAAGACCGAACTGAGCAAGGAGGAGTGCTGCAGCACCGGCCGCCTGAGCACCTCGTGGACCGAGGAGGATGTAAATGACAACACGCTCTTCAAGTGGATGATTTTCAACGGGGGCGCCCCCAACTGCATCCCCTGTAAAG AGACATGTGAGAACGTGGACTGTGGACCCGGGAAAAAGTGCCGAATGAACAAGAAGAACAAACCCCGCTGCGTCTGTGCCCCAGACTGTTCCAACATCACCTGGAAAGGGCCAGTCTGCGGGCTGGATGGGAAAACCTACCGCAACGAATGTGCACTCCTCAAGGCCAGATGTAAAGAGCAGCCGGAACTGGAAGTCCAGTACCAGGGCAAATGTAAAA aGACATGTCGGGATGTTTTCTGTCCAGGCAGCTCCACATGTGTGGTGGACCAGACTAACAATGCTTACTGTGTGACGTGTAACCGGATTTGCCCAGAGCCCACCTCCTCTGAACAGTATCTCTGTGGGAATGATGGAGTGACCTACTCCAGTGCCTGTCACCTGAGGAAGGCTACCTGCCTACTGGGCAGATCGATTGGATTAGCCTATGAGGGAAAGTGTATCA AAGCAAAGTCCTGTGAAGATATCCAGTGCACTGGTGGAAAAAAGTGTTTATGGGATTTCAAGGTTGGCAGAGGCCGGTGTTCCCTCTGCGATGAGCTGTGCCCCGAGAGTAAGTCCGAGGAGCCTGTCTGTGCCAGTGACAATGCCACTTACGCCAGTGAGTGTGCCATGAAGGAGGCTGCCTGCTCCTCAGGTGTGCTGCTGGAAGTCAAGCACTCCGGATCTTGCAACT
- the FST gene encoding follistatin isoform X2 encodes MVGPRHQPGGLCLLLLLLCQFMEDRSAQAGNCWLRQAKNGRCQVLYKTELSKEECCSTGRLSTSWTEEDVNDNTLFKWMIFNGGAPNCIPCKETCENVDCGPGKKCRMNKKNKPRCVCAPDCSNITWKGPVCGLDGKTYRNECALLKARCKEQPELEVQYQGKCKKTCRDVFCPGSSTCVVDQTNNAYCVTCNRICPEPTSSEQYLCGNDGVTYSSACHLRKATCLLGRSIGLAYEGKCITKSCEDIQCTGGKKCLWDFKVGRGRCSLCDELCPESKSEEPVCASDNATYASECAMKEAACSSGVLLEVKHSGSCNSISEDTEEEEEDEDQDYSFPISSILEW; translated from the exons ATGGTCGGTCCCAGGCACCAGCCCGGCGGGCTgtgcctcctgctgctgctgctctgccAGTTCATGGAGGACCGCAGCGCCCAGG CTGGGAATTGCTGGCTCCGCCAAGCGAAGAACGGCCGCTGCCAGGTCCTGTACAAGACCGAACTGAGCAAGGAGGAGTGCTGCAGCACCGGCCGCCTGAGCACCTCGTGGACCGAGGAGGATGTAAATGACAACACGCTCTTCAAGTGGATGATTTTCAACGGGGGCGCCCCCAACTGCATCCCCTGTAAAG AGACATGTGAGAACGTGGACTGTGGACCCGGGAAAAAGTGCCGAATGAACAAGAAGAACAAACCCCGCTGCGTCTGTGCCCCAGACTGTTCCAACATCACCTGGAAAGGGCCAGTCTGCGGGCTGGATGGGAAAACCTACCGCAACGAATGTGCACTCCTCAAGGCCAGATGTAAAGAGCAGCCGGAACTGGAAGTCCAGTACCAGGGCAAATGTAAAA aGACATGTCGGGATGTTTTCTGTCCAGGCAGCTCCACATGTGTGGTGGACCAGACTAACAATGCTTACTGTGTGACGTGTAACCGGATTTGCCCAGAGCCCACCTCCTCTGAACAGTATCTCTGTGGGAATGATGGAGTGACCTACTCCAGTGCCTGTCACCTGAGGAAGGCTACCTGCCTACTGGGCAGATCGATTGGATTAGCCTATGAGGGAAAGTGTATCA CAAAGTCCTGTGAAGATATCCAGTGCACTGGTGGAAAAAAGTGTTTATGGGATTTCAAGGTTGGCAGAGGCCGGTGTTCCCTCTGCGATGAGCTGTGCCCCGAGAGTAAGTCCGAGGAGCCTGTCTGTGCCAGTGACAATGCCACTTACGCCAGTGAGTGTGCCATGAAGGAGGCTGCCTGCTCCTCAGGTGTGCTGCTGGAAGTCAAGCACTCCGGATCTTGCAACT